The window GTCGAAAAACTGACACTTGCTAATGAAATAAAAGAATTTAACCCAAATGTTATGAGTGAAGTATTAGCTTTGACTAATGGAATTCCAGCTCAATATATGTCCCACGAACAGTTCAAGGAAGAAACGAAAAAAGCAAAAGCGATTATTCGCACTGGGGAGGCAACTCCTTTTGCGAATATCATCCTACATGCAGGAGTGATCTTCTAACATGAGCATAAAACCAGTAATCGAAATGAAAGGAATCAGTAAGGCATTTTCTGGAAATAAGGTCTTAGAAAGTGTTGAGTTCACGATTTTACAGGGTGAAGTTCATGCTTTAATGGGTGAGAATGGTGCTGGGAAATCAACCCTTATGAAAATTTTGACCGGTATTTATGAACGTGATGCTGGAACGATATCGCTTAACGGAAAAGAGGTTCATTTTAAAAATGCTAAAGAGGCAGAAAATGCCGGCATTGCTGTTATTCATCAGGAGTTAAATATTATTCCCTATTTAACAGTTGCCGAAAATATGTTTCTTGGCAAAGAGCTAACTGTTGGGAAGTTAGGGATTACTAGAGATAAAGAAATGAGACAAAAGACAAGAGAATATTTGAATCGTTTAGGGATCGATATTGACCCTGCAATGGAAGCGGGTCAACTTTCAGTAGGGCAGCAGCAGATGATTGAAATCGCCCGTGCCGTTGCTGCAAAAACTGAAGTTTTAGTCATGGATGAACCAACCGCAGCCCTGACTGAACGAGAAATAAAAGCATTATTTAAAGTTATCTCTTCTTTGAAAAATGAAGGTGTTGGAATTGTCTATATATCCCACAGAATGGAAGAGATTTTTGAAATATGTGATCGAATTTCGGTTCTGCGTGATGGACAATTTATCGGAGTCAAAGAGGTTTCTAATACTTCATTTGATGAAATCGTCAAAATGATGGTGGGACGCCAGCTTGGTGACCGCTATCCAGAACGTGATACTGTAATTGGTGCAGAAAGATTAAAAGTGGAGGGCCTAACCTGTAAGGGTAGCTTTGAAAACATTAGCTTTTCCGTCAACCAAGGTGAAATTTTAGGTGTTGCCGGCCTCATGGGTGCAGGTAGAACGGAAATAATGGAAGCAATCTTTGGTTTTCGCCCCATTCAAGTCGGGCAAATTTCTATTGATGGACAAGCCATTTCCATTCGGAAACCATTTGATGCAATTCGAGCTGGAATCGGGTTTATTACGGAGGATCGTAAGAGTGAAGGCTTAGTGCTCGGTCTGTCTGTTAGGGAAAATTTTTCGCTGACAAATTTAAATAAAATTTCCAAAAACAGCATTATTTCAAACGCAGAGGAATTGAGTTTTGTAGATGAAATGATTGATAAGCTTCGTGTGAAGACCTCAGGTCGAGAGCAAATCGTGAAATCACTAAGCGGAGGAAACCAACAGAAAATAGTCATTGGTAAATGGCTTGGGATTAATCCAAAAATATTAATATTAGATGAGCCAACCCGAGGTGTAGATGTTGGTGCTAAGAAGGAAATATATCAACTTATGAATGATCTAACTAAACAGGGTGTTGCCATCATCATGGTTTCTTCTGAACTTCCTGAAATTCTTGGAATGAGTGATAGAGTCCTGGTAGTTCATGAAGGGAAAATATCTGCTGTTATTGACAAAGCAAATGCAGATCAAGAAATCATTATGCAAGCAGCGACAGGAGGGAAATAATATCATGAAGTCCAATAATTCGATAACGAATCAATTGCAGAAACTTGGGCCATTAGTAGGGTTAGCTATTATTACTGTCATCCTATCGGTTATTAGTCCAAGCTTCCTAACTTTGGATAATCTTTTTAATGTGTTACGTCAAGTATCGATCAACGCTCTAATAGCTTTTGGGATGACCTTTGTAATTTTAACGGGGGGAATAGACTTATCTGTTGGTTCAATCCTGGCGCTTTCATCCGCGTTAACTGCTGGTATGCTTGCAAATGGAATAGATCCAATCCTAGCGATTATATTAGGATTACTAGCAGGAGCACTTATGGGGTCAATAAACGGCTTGATTATTACAAAAGGTAAGGTTGCTCCATTTATAGCTACATTAGCAACGATGACTATTTTTAGAGGTGCTACATTAGTCTATACAGATGGTCGTCCGATAACTGGTCTTACGGAGAGCAAGCTAT of the Bacillus sp. 1NLA3E genome contains:
- a CDS encoding sugar ABC transporter ATP-binding protein — its product is MSIKPVIEMKGISKAFSGNKVLESVEFTILQGEVHALMGENGAGKSTLMKILTGIYERDAGTISLNGKEVHFKNAKEAENAGIAVIHQELNIIPYLTVAENMFLGKELTVGKLGITRDKEMRQKTREYLNRLGIDIDPAMEAGQLSVGQQQMIEIARAVAAKTEVLVMDEPTAALTEREIKALFKVISSLKNEGVGIVYISHRMEEIFEICDRISVLRDGQFIGVKEVSNTSFDEIVKMMVGRQLGDRYPERDTVIGAERLKVEGLTCKGSFENISFSVNQGEILGVAGLMGAGRTEIMEAIFGFRPIQVGQISIDGQAISIRKPFDAIRAGIGFITEDRKSEGLVLGLSVRENFSLTNLNKISKNSIISNAEELSFVDEMIDKLRVKTSGREQIVKSLSGGNQQKIVIGKWLGINPKILILDEPTRGVDVGAKKEIYQLMNDLTKQGVAIIMVSSELPEILGMSDRVLVVHEGKISAVIDKANADQEIIMQAATGGK
- the rbsD gene encoding D-ribose pyranase, coding for MKKQGILNSHISEVLSRMGHTDTIVIGDCGLPIPDGTIRIDLAIKLGNPSFMEVLEAVFQDMAVEKLTLANEIKEFNPNVMSEVLALTNGIPAQYMSHEQFKEETKKAKAIIRTGEATPFANIILHAGVIF